In the Anguilla anguilla isolate fAngAng1 chromosome 7, fAngAng1.pri, whole genome shotgun sequence genome, one interval contains:
- the ttc5 gene encoding tetratricopeptide repeat protein 5, producing MADTEVESESKTADNDDFQTLKELVDQLYYFRDHYFETHSVEDAVRKQNDVTLEMEKILKRLEEKEERYRHSAEFLLLRGRCLSVAAGFSVQAEESLSRAVKLDPGLVEGWNTLGEQYWRKGDLIGAKTCFTGALQQCKNKVSLRSLSMVLRQLPGGGAEEQGQRVLESVDMARQAVQLDVTDGMSWYVLGNAYISLFFTSGQNPQVSQQAMSAYAQAEKVDITASSNPDLHFNRATLFQYEEMYGSALAGFSRAAALDPAWAEPPERERQLLDYLERLTILISNKGKVKARRLRSMLSSLCPSALGPCSSPQFRSPAGRVGSLEPRCLSALAHGLNPGAAALGKVVFSLAPEGRMAFTFGMVDGEENCCAVMVYNTADSWGVLIGDTVVIPEPQVKRHSVTHNGQSFDFRSIRVDSPLLLIVNGKKQAARSQTAASVSYRPQSE from the exons ATGGCGGACACAGAGGTGGAGAGTGAGTCGAAAACGGCCGATAACGATGATTTTCAGACTCTGAAG GAACTTGTGGACCAGCTCTATTATTTCAGGGACCACTATTTTGAAACACACAGTGTGGAGGATGCTGTGAGGAAGCAGAATGATGTCACGTTGGAAATGGAGAAGATTCTGAAGAGACTGGAAGAGAAAGAAG agaggtACAGACACAGTGCGGAGTTCCTCCTGCTGCGGGGCCGGTGTCTGAGTGTGGCCGCGGGGTTCAGTGTGCAGGCTGAGGAGAGTCTGTCCCGGGCCGTGAAGCTAGACCCGGGGCTGGTGGAGGGCTGGAACACCCTGGGGGAGCAGTACTGGAGGAAGGGGGATCTGATCGGTGCCAAAACCTGTTTTACTGGGGCTCTGCAGCAG tgtaagAATAAGGTGTCCCTGCGCAGCCTGTCCATGGTGTTGCGGCAGctgccaggagggggcgctgaGGAGCAGGGGCAGAGGGTGCTGGAGAGTGTGGATATGGCTCGTCAGGCCGTGCAGCTCGACGTCACTGACGGCATGTCCTGGT ATGTACTGGGGAACGCCTACATCTCCCTCTTCTTCACCAGTGGACAGAACCCCCAGGTTTCACAGCAGGCAATGAGTGCCTATGCACAGGCT gagaaaGTGGACATAACCGCCTCGTCCAACCCTGACTTACACTTCAACAGAGCCACG CTCTTCCAGTATGAAGAGATGTACGGGTCAGCGCTGGCTGGGTTCAGCCGGGCCGCAGCCCTGGATCCAGCTTGGGCAGAacctccagagagagagagacagctgctGGACTACCTGGAGCGGTTGACCATCCTCATCAGCAATAAG ggTAAGGTGAAAGCGCGCAGGCTGAGGTCGATGTTGTCGTCTCTATGCCCGTCTGCGCTGGGCCCCTGCTCCTCCCCGCAGTTCCGCTCCCCTGCAGGCCGCGTGGGAAGCCTGGAGCCCCGGTGCCTGTCTGCCCTGGCTCACGGCCTCAACCCTGGGGCAGCTGCACTGGGGAAGGTGGTGTTCAGCCTTGCTCCAGAGGGACGCATGGCCTT CACCTTTGGGATGGTGGACGGTGAGGAGAACTGCTGTGCGGTGATGGTCTACAACACAGCCGACAGCTGGGGCGTCCTGATCGGTGACACTGTGGTCATCCCCGAACCGCAGGTCAAACGACACAGTGTCACACACAACGGGCAG TCGTTTGACTTCCGCAGTATCCGTGTCGACTCTCCGTTGCTCCTCATTGTGAACGGGAAGAAGCAGGCCGCCCGAAGCCAGACCGCCGCCTCAGTCAGTTACAGACCGCAGAGcgagtga
- the LOC118231272 gene encoding E3 ubiquitin-protein ligase CCNB1IP1, producing the protein MSMCEDSLLCNFPKCRAVLTGFAWVTACSHAFCDQHGSGEFSRSPAICPACSSALSGKLDIVRTELAPSEEYKAMVLAGLRPETVLDISGRALAFWTYQVQQERLYQEYSLSRADAQVKQMEKLLAQQNQTRELELNAMRGEITSLKKVMEEYKRKYSDVSERLMERNRQYQKLQGLYDSLRLRNMVGERDGRVAPPQYSTGAGRPASPGSSPQFPGCDGDRLFSSLDPNNARGFFHFSTPPHPKARAFPRKQ; encoded by the exons ATGTCCATGTGCGAGGACTCCCTCCTGTGTAATTTCCCCAAGTGTCGGGCGGTTCTGACGGGCTTTGCCTGGGTGACGGCATGCTCGCACGCGTTCTGTGACCAGCACGGCTCGGGTGAGTTCAGCCGCTCTCCCGCTATCTGTCCCGCCTGCTCCTCAGCGCTCTCGGGGAAGCTGGACATCGTGCGCACGGAGCTGGCCCCCTCTGAGGAGTACAAGGCCATGGTGCTGGCTGGCCTGAGGCCCGAAACCGTACTGGACATCAGCGGCCGAGCTCTCGCCTTCTGGACataccag GTGCAGCAGGAGCGCTTGTATCAGGAGTACAGTCTCTCTCGGGCAGATGCTCAGGTGAAACAGATGGAGAAGCTGCTGGCCCAGCAGAATCAGACCAGAGAGCTGGAGCTCAACGCCATGCGAGGGGAGATCACTTCACTCAAAAAG gtgatgGAGGAGTACAAGAGGAAGTACAGTGATGTGTCAGAGCGGTTGATGGAGAGGAACAGACAGTATCAGAAGCTGCAAGGCCTGTATGATTCACTGAGGCTGCGCAACatggtgggggagagagacgggcgaGTCGCACCCCCCCAGTACAGCACAG gGGCGGGCAGACCAGCCTCTCCCGGCAGCAGCCCCCAGTTCCCTGGCTGTGACGGAGACAGGCTCTTCTCCTCTCTGGACCCAAACAACGCCAGGGGCTTTTTCCACTTCAGCACGCCTCCCCACCCCAAGGCCCGAGCCTTTCCCAGGAAGCAGTGA